The DNA region ATAGGTAGAAAGTGGAAATTTGCAAAAATCTAAACAGTTAGTGCTGAATTATAAATAGTCAAATAGTAGATAAACTTAatagcaataaaataaatagtcaaTTATAAAAAGTAAGTGTTAGTATCAATGGATAAGTAGTTTGTAGggtttttttcataattatacCTATTTAATGTGgaatatttctaaaatatactAATTTACTAAGAAATTTCTAAACTACACTAGTTTTATGAGACAGTAAAGAAGTAGGATTTGGCCACCCCGACTTTCAtgcattaatgtttttttttaatttaaattattaaaataatataaatattatattatataaatatatttttaattggttttaaaaatgctttttattggttttatttccataattatatctatttaatgtagAATATTTCCAAAATACACTAATTTACTAAAAGATCCCTAAATTATACTGACGTCATGAGACAGTAAGAAAGTCGGATTTGGCCACCCGAACTTCTGTgcattgatgtttttttttaatttaaattattaaaataatataaatattatattctataaacatatttttaattggttttaaaaatactttttattggttttttttccATAATTATACTTATTTAATGTAGAATATTCCCAAAATacactaatttaataaaaaattcctAAATTATACTAGTTTCATGGGACCCTAAGAAAGTAAGGAAGTTGAGtttccataaataaaatataaataatgaaaacaaaatttaaacatagTTAGTACCAAAATGTTCGTGgtgaaaccaaaaatataaaatagttggTAGAAATGAAAGTAAAGAAGTTCCTAACTCATGAGTCATGACACATTAGAGACTTCActgttctttttttaattatacacaCATACTAATCCAACAATCGAAAAGATTTCGAAGTCCACAAGGGTGAGGGAAAAAATAGGATAGCAAATTGGATCATCGGCATGGACAATACTTGTTATACAGTAATTCCATACACAATAAAACGTATTCTAACTATTCTGGtacaaatgaacaaaattttaCAACACTTCTCGTGAAGGGTTGCGGAACACAGCTGTAAAAACAGTGCAAGTGCGGTTAATAAAAAGCTCTTAAGCGCTCATTCCCTTTTATCCTCCTCTTCTGACTCGTCTTCTTGATCAAAGGATACATCAGTTCCACCATTCTTCTCTTGCCGAACTAAACTTAGTTCACCTTGACCTTCCTGCTTTCCCTTGGTGAGAGATTGAGCTTCTTCGTCATCAGAATCTTCTCCCACTTCCTCCGAATACGCATACCTATACATAGATTGCAGAGGCAAATCAAACTTAATAAGTGAGACTCATCCCTAAGCCATTTGAATCAGACATTACAACAAGAAATGACgtgataattttgttttctcaCTACTACAACTAGCCAGTAGCCAAACAACATAACAGCAACATTAGCAtgacataaatataaataaataattcttaatGGATGAAGCCAGCACAAAGTTCAACCAGTACCCAGAAATAAAGGTTTCCTCTCATGACAAGGCAGTCTCGTCAGAGGAGCCATAAATTTCAAAAGCTTGTAGTCTAATTGTTTTTGAGATTCATTTAATGAATCactttaaaatagaaatataaccAATGATAAATCTTGGGAATGAAATGTCAtggtacaacaacaacaacaacaaaagccttatcccactaggtaaTACAATTCACCTTTGAGAGCTTTGGGATGGGGCCCAGAGATAACATATAACACAGAGTAATGCAAATGCTAGAATGTCCCAGAATGCAGTGATGATCCAAGCACTCTGCCAGCGCTCATTGAAAGGATCTGTAGCTTTGAAGTATAcctgtaaaagaaaaattagcagTGATTACAACACAGATAACAAATTGAAAAGCAAAAGCAATATGACGGTAAATTTCCATGAGAAAACAACATTTCATGACAATTTATAGTTAAATAGTGATAAAAAATTCTACAACAATTAAATGGAAGCCAAAGGGACAAACACAATCAAAACCaggaattttttctttttcttcacttgTTTTGCAACAATGCAGTATCCAAACAGTGAAATATGGATATCAGTTTTTTTTGGTGGATAAAACATCAATTTCAGTTATTCATTACAAGAAGTAGGTGTTATTCAAACACAATTATAGCCTTACCTCATATCCTATCCAAGCAACTGAGGAGATCACCGTTACTGCTAATGCATTTGAGAACTTCCTATATATATCCAACTTAACAGAACTTCGTTTTGCCTAAGaaccacatacacacacacacacacaaaatcaaacatattaaGAAAGCAAGATAGTAAGAGATTCAAAATAGGGAATTTATAGATGCTgcaaaataataagaatttgaGGAAAAGATACCTGTAACTGCTCCAGTGTTCTTGAAAGAGATGTAAAAATCCATAATATCAAAAATGCATCTAAGAAAGCATCAGGAAGAACTAGAAGGAGCCTTGCCCTTCCTGACACATCATTGATGGTCCCCACATATTCAGTAATATTCAGTAACTCGGATGCTAGAAAGTAAGTTATTCCAAGTAAAAGAACCTTTGATGTAAGACCACCCAGAGTGGGTCGCACAACACCATAACCCATTGAAacagagagaatgagaagtcgtgatattgattttcttataGCCCCAACAGTGACAACCCATGTTGTGAGCACAATAGGTCTCATTCCAGTATTGTTGAAATTCACATACTCAAAATACCAGAGAATCATCTCAAACAATCCAAGAGCAATGACAGCTGTGATACAGTGCTGAAGTTGCAGTACATCATCCCAAAATCTCACATACTGAAAAAACCAAATGATGCTAAGGCAAACATAAGCCAGTGTCATAAATACATAGAACTTCTTTAATGGGGCCATCCTACCAGGTAAATACCCATCAGGGTTTTTCCATACTGTCTTCCCACTCATTACTATGCCCTTGAGCTTGGGTTCACAAGctacaaaaaacaaattatacattCCAGTCTTTGTGATAGAAACTTTCTGAGAATCTAGACTTGCAGTTTTAGATCTGCCTTTGAATTGTACGTCTAAAATGACTGGCCAATTAATGTCCGTTGCAGAAGGTCTCCTAATAATCTCTCCTTGCTTACAAACTCCCATCTTAGCTAAATCAGGACTGCAACAGATTTCCCGTTGTCCACCATAAGCAGAACCACCTATATCATTACGATCAGCAGCCTCAAAAATTATGATGTGTAATGGCACAGAACCGCGTGCCTTAGCTGAAGCTTTGGTTCTCCTGAAGGTTATATTCTCGAATCTATCCCCCCCAAAGAAAAAAGCCGGAGTTGTGTGGTATATTTGACACATAACCAAAGATGATGTAAgagatataaattattaaattcatatacaaattctaaaatttcaaagaaCAATACTTGATGCGTATATTTCATGCTTCAATATTAGTGTTTCCTCATCGATGCATATCTACCCTGCTTATTAATCTGTTGGTTCATATAGGTCACAACAGAATTTTGAGAAAGAGTAATGCTATATCCTCCTACTAatttatgaagaaaataaacacatttcACGTCCTGGAAACTTAGAATACATTCAATACTTTCGTGAAGAGTGCTAACAACACACTCAAtcattgttaaaatttattagaaactacaaaatacaagtaaaagtcattaaatacgaagtggaattttttttttatttccaataaatttcaatcaatgatAAAGAGAGTGTTAGATAGAATTGCTAACATTACTCTACATTCTTAATCTATTAGGAGGAAGATTTTGTAGGAGGATTTAGAGTCATTGTTTGAGGAAACTAATGAAGAAACTTATCCTAACTAAGAGTTCATATCTGATGTTTGCAGAGTCATTCATAAAAGAAAGATGTATCTATGATTCTAacagattaattaattagtccAAGCTGGAGAGTATGAAACGACGAGTAAGACTAATTTAACTCTAGTCCATCAATTAGTGTAGTTTCTCGCCGTCTCATTTTTAAACCATTgagtccatattttattttccctccTACTTCATAGGAGTTCACGAATCCAGCTAAATCAGGCATAAGTAATCCACGAGTTTTGCATTTTAAGTTCCACATTAAGTCAAAATGAAGCAATGTAAAGAGTTTAAAGACGAATCGAACACTGTCGCAGCTGGAAtcgcgagagagagagagagagagagagggagggagAGGTTACCGAATGTAGGAACGGCCATCGTCGTGGATGGAATTGGCTTGGGAAGCGACGATGCCTTCGCTGCCGCCGGCGAGGAGGTAGGAATTGCCGAGTTCTATGAAAGGTTCATGGTCGTAGATGTGGATGGATGcgaaggtggtggtggtggtgactgCGAATATGTAGAAGAGGAGTGAAGCTAAGAAGAACATGGATCTTGTTCTCGTTCTCGCAAATGCTGAATCCATGCCGACACACACTCACTCAGATTGGATCGGCGAAAAGAATGCGCAGAGTGAAAgtaagagagagaagaagacaTGTCAGTCGGTGTGAAATCGTTGCAACGTCACTCTCCCTAGGAGGAACGGGACTCAGCGCCAGCTTCACGCGCGGATCATCCACGTCAGCATCCTTTTTCTTTACCCATAGCCAATATCTAAAGGAATTAATGTTTAGCAAAGTCGTGGTTCCATTGGTAGTGTGATTCACCAGGTTTCTGACATGGAATTAGTTTTctgtaataaaaaagaaaataaaagtttaagtaACAGAGATAAGTGTTGTAAATATTCTTTTGtggatgtttatatttttttatctttattatttatttttatttatcttttgctttagctatttttttactacaaataaattcctttcttttataataaatacacataattttctccaaattttcttcttctctgctttgtctttatcatttttttcacgaatcataatatatttaacaagaagaaaaaataaataaaaatttatttatttaattaacaaaattgtgcataaaaacgtttaaaataaatttaatgatttattttacgttatgtaaattctaagaataaAATGATCTTTTTATCAATATGTATTTTTAAGAGTATAAATAtctactatttttttcttaatttggagagagaaaaaaaacaaatataataagtttcatcaatatattatttcttaataaaatcaagtttcaagcgtatgtctaattaaaaaaaagtagagactaaattttattataaatttatttttaagttaaaaaatgtagaataaaataaatttactttaaaaatatttttcatcaaaattgattttagtaaaaaacataatttaaaatcaaatttattaataCTCATTTAGAGAGGTAccaattttcttgtttttttattttcaaaatgcattTTTCATAACAAACACgtatttaaataaaatggagtcaaaataatttttaacttaattttaaaacactttTATATTCACTTTCAATATCAAgaaatctttttttatcaatttagttcttagtttcaataaaaaaaaaaaaaaatacacactctCATTACATTTTTCGTCAACTTTTTTGTTGTTACAATCATCAGTGATAAGTACTCTCACAACCACTTCACAAATGCATTCTTAAACTAATCTTGACAAAATAGGAAAATTTTAaagtgatttattttaaaattaattttttttaaaaatttaaaactaaaaactagttataattttgaaatttttgaaaattacaaataaaaattgcCTCAAACAAACCCTAAGacgttaatttatatatttcatgcatgcttcttatttttttcaatgatcAGTGTGTCTATCAATTAGAACATTTCAAAACATCGTGTTGATTACATTAATCAAAATTTGTCAATTTTAGGAACAACTTATTCTCTGTAATGCAAAATATCCATATCAAACATATATATGGCTAAAAACTTTCAAACACTAGTTGCAACTTGGTAAGGCAAtataattaattgtcacaaCAATCTATATCTGCGCATTACCATACACACTACATAAATATAACCGTTCTTGGTCCATAAACAAGTACTCCGAAAGATGTCACAAATTCATAATCATAACATGCACCGAAAGATGTCTTACATTTCTGCAATGCAAGCAAAGACTCAAATACTAATTGTGCAATTAAATCCAATGACAGGAAATGAAAACCTCGTTCGATGATCAATCAGGGTGCAGATGTGGATGATCCACATTTATCTGTAGAAGAAGCATCATCATCATTTGTCTTAAGAAGAATGGTTCCAAGTCCTATCTCATTTTCGGGTATGAAGTTCATCATGTTATCCACCAAAACACTCTCTTCTGGTTGTCTTTCACTTTTATACAACTTAACAAGCTGCTTTTGAAACTTCTCCATTGGTATCATACGCTTGTACACCATCGGTGACCGTTTCTTTGATGGGATCTTCTTCCCAAAATCTGTATATGTATTAACCCCATTCAAGCAAATTAACAAACTAGTTACCACCCGCAATGTAATgaattaattagtaaataaattaataaatattactcGCCATAGTTAATGCATGGTTGTAGCTTACAAATTTCTACTGAGAGGACAAAATATTCTCATGGATTCTAAGAGTTTGATTTTtggaaatatattatatatgtgacATAAATTTACATGAAAGAGTGTCTTAATTgagacataattatttttttagtgtgtCTCCTTTGACGAGAGAATCATCTTACATAATACACATTTTTTATAACCATACCTTTAAAACCCGAAAGTGTTTTTAGTTTATatcatttgcaaaaaaaaaactgtgtgAAAGCAAATAACTTAAAAAGCTATATTAAAATCCATTCATCAAGCCTTAAATCTCCAGCTTCCATTTCTGTTTACAAATGTCTATTGTATTCATCCATAACACTATACTGAATTAACAATTTTCGTTTAAAAATGTCTATTTTATTCATCTTTAACACTAGAATGAATTAACAACATAAATCTCtctcaatttattattattatattatatttattattattataataattaattgctTTGTTCAATATCCAATGTATTACTATGGAAAGTACAAAAATAACCTAGTTAATTTTGGAGACACATGTCCTAAAAAGAGGTTTTTTTGtcatattctatttttatttctttttctattatttttttcaaatttacacATTTTTTCTCCCTTTGGTCCCACCCGCTCCATCCTCCCCACTCGCCTTTTTTCTGGTGATGAGagataaattaaaaccaaaaaagaaaaagattacaGCCTAAGAAACTGCACTCTCCTAGCATCAGACAGAAGGTGATGTTTCAACTCGTTAGGAGGGCACTCCAATTCTAATAACGCACTACCAGAATTCAGACCCATTTTTGCCCGGAAATCAGCACAAACATTAATTTCCTTTCCTCAAAGTATGTTGGAGTTGAACATTCCAATCCTATGCCTATAGCCAACGCATAAGTTGAATCCGAGCAGCAAAGTACACGATTGTACTGCAATTAATCTCCATGCCATATGCAAACCGAACAACAAAGCTAAAAACTCAGCCTTTGTGTTATCTGCAACCCCAATATCTCCAATAAAGCCACGGATGCAATTGCCAAAGGAATCTCTAAGCAACCTACCAAACCTAGTTGGGCCTGGTTGCCCGAATCAGCTACCATCAACATGCATGTAACGAAACCTGATTTTCTTCTGCCAAAGGATTCAGCACTTTCTGATCAAACACATGCATGCTCATTCCTTTCCTTCCAAAGTAATCAACCCAAACTGGTCCATGCACGAATGTAACCAGTCAATCCACGTATCCTGCTGAGATGGTGGTTAAAGCGCTTCCAAATGCAACATTAATTCTCCACACCGCCTTTGCGTTTGCCACAAAGAAAAAGGATATGAGTTATGTCCTCAATATCCTGACCACACCATCGTTATCAAGAACGTGCCTACCTCGAAGAAATTAAGCTCCTAGTGGGTACAACTTGTATCCCCAATCAACGAGATGTGAGTTACAACGGGAATGACCCGTGCAAATgcatataatattgttattattctTTTTGCCATCTTGGAGAGCTTTATTAGCTACTTATGtttatttcaatgaaaataatGTAATGAACATATGTATTTTGAACATGCATCACAACGGGAATGATCCGTGCAAATACCTTCTTAGTTTAGAGATGAAAAAAAGGTTACTTCTGACTTTAAAcgaaaaataatgttatttaaagaCATTAAAATCCGAgactttttttgtcttttattttcatcattaattttttttttctagcagCATTACATGTGTATGGAATCATAAGTGATTATCAAGGATAGAAATAGGATGAAAATGATTACATACCTTGTGGTGATATATGATGGACATCTAAGGTTAACTTGTCGCTGTCACCATTAGTTGTAGATCTAGGCGAAACATGGTTTAAAAGTTGGTTGCCGGACTCAAGCTCAGGCTCAACATTGAGATTACTTCCTCCgctatttacatttttaaatttcttgtgGTGTGGCTGAGGATGGACATTCTTGGGAAGATAATTGTCAAGGTGTCCTCTTGTCTTGTATCTTGATCCACAAGCGTTACACAACACCGGTTTATCAGCTGGTCCATTAGGCCAAAGTGGAGTATCTGTTCAAATTATGATAACAAGAGATCTCAATTTGTCAATgggagagaggaagaaagaaattgATCCACAATTGCCTAGTAACTTTGAAAttccaaaacacacacacacacactatatatatatatatatatatatatatatatatatatatataaaagttaaacaaaaaatatttaaattagataAGCATGGACATTATTAAttcagattaaaaaatataaataaattttaaaaattaaaaattggagcaaaactattatttataaaaattgagaaTTAAATGTCCCTATTTTAaactagaagaaccaaaatGAGAGAAAGATAGATAAACTAAAGTTATATTTTAGtccatttaaaaatataaataatttaagaatataaataatcgagattttagaagaaaaagagagaatttaatatacaatttattaaataaatctgGCATTAAGAAAGAATCtcaaagtaaaagaaaactttgaaaaaatcaatcatgtgttagataatagtaaaattaattatatgccATAAATAATAATCAATGGTATAAAAACATTTATGGAGAAAACATTAAATGATACTAGTATACCATATGAAATAGAATTGaacaattttcataatttttgttcaaataacaGCAAAACGGAAAGGTCAATATCATATGTATTgatctttattttactaaaatgtgTATGTCCAAGATCTAATTTATgatgttattaattttagtaaaaaaatgttctttattttactattatatttattgttttattaatttgataagtccttaattaaaattagagatTTATTATCATGAtaaagattatgataatgaaaaataaatcatttataattttaatataaattattattaattgtaaGATTATTGTGAATAAGACTTCAATAATCAAGAtagatcaatatatatgtaataatcTTTATTGAATACAGATTAATAGATCCcattgattaaattatatatatatagatgatgtacatgtaaatatcataattaaactaACTTAATTGAGAATTCCTAATGGTTAATATTATCTTAATCTATCAATAGTAAGTTCTAAAAAATATCATAGTTTCCTTTGACTTGagattaacaaaataattagtaagttatttgttaaattttaattccaGACACTTAATGGCTCAGGACACTAGTTGAATGGAtattgaatataattaaatacttgtagaattaatgatgaataaaaaaagaatcatcaaCTCTAGGTAATGAGTTTAAACTCTATGATAGAATTAAAACCTAGATTTGGAcaattgaatgaaagaagaaaagagtttcttaagttatttattgattaaatataatgtgTTAACTTATTAGAATTTGACTGTAATACCATACTCTAAAATTAACCTTGACTTGTAAATGATGgaagaaaatattacattatttttctattgGTTATTGGTTCTTGAAGGTAAAAGAAGTTGCTTCATATTATCCGGACGTTAAGGAGTACTATACTAGACGCTTACTTTGATTAATAGATTAATTTACTAtttgtttaatattaaatttacgGGGATCACACACAAACAAGTATTTCAAtctttacaaaacaaaataatttatttgataattaaattagagaatttaatttaatcaaataaatattttattagaatattattatattttttattaacaccAAGAATATAATTGATATAAACAAAGAGTATTATGTTATAAATGTGAAAGTTGTTCAtagaataagaataaaattttattgctacacACGAGAAGGATAGAATGTGATTAGTTATTGTAAGTAGTCGAATGATTATTTGAGAATTATCTTTACCTTATATGAGGAAATTTCTTAAGATAAAaagatatgaaataatttttatttttaaatataaatataaagagatatgaatttattttaaataaaatttcaccTTTTCGAAAATACCCAAATTCACATTTCTTTGACATTATAAACAGAAGTATCTAAGCATCTACCTAAACTCAATGTGTACCAGACACAAACTATAAAGTTTCAAGCCTAATTTTTAGACTTGAAAAGGTACAAAGAAAGTTTGCTCTTTAGAGTTTAGAGTTGATCACAGATATATTGATCTCGGTACGTGGATACATGTAGAGTCttcatattattaaaaaaaaattattgttttaagaATGCACATCCTGatacacaaatttatttttctctatttattgttattattatatattttgaatacaaaatatatcataatttttcattaCAAATTGGAAACACTTTTAGGTACTATCAGTCTATACTTCTTTCTTTCAATTGAGAAAATGGTTTGAAATGAGATATGTAATAAAATCCAGAAttccccaacaacaacagaaataGAACTTACAACTAATTCTGCAATGCGAACATGGACCTTTCTTCTTCATGAGTGAATGCCTTTGTTCACCAATTAAAACAACAAATGAAAAGAAACATATGTTAGCAGAGGACTATCTTCATGgcccaaaaattgaaaaatattaaaagaatattataatactaatatttaattaataaggtCCTCTTAATGTGACTTACATTGATACTAAATAGACTGGGGTAACAAAACAAACTAACATGTCATGTGGGCCAATTCTTTTTTGTGTTGATCAATAACAAGTAAAGGAAACGTAATCTTacaataattattcatttataaaGTTATCTCATTTGACTTGAAGCACTATTCATTAATAACCATCCAATATTTTTCAACGTCCATGCAAGTTGCAAAGGCCTTTGCTTGTGTAACGTTGCATTGCTTCACACAACATTTAATAACTAAGGCAATGTGCTTTTCTTGCTCAAACTATTGATTAAGACAATATGTGTATTGATTCAAGTggaattgaatttaaatttcttaaataagatATGAGATTTGAGTCTTgtggataaaaaattatatctgaAAGATCCTATTAAAGGTGATCAATCTGATTGTTTGACCGAGATTATTTATCAACAAAGCTAATGGATTATTCAAACCAATAACCTGAAGATTCcaccaaaaaaacaaattcaaaagttAGATTAGAAATGTAATAATTGTTGATATTTATTAAGTTACATAAATATGAGGATATATGTCAAATCAATTCCCCTTATTTCTATAAGAAATCCTACCAAGAAACAATAAGACTTCAATGATATTTGAATTACTCCAAATCtaatcaaacatattttctattgcaaattttcttgaaaaataaatggtATGATCAAAAGAGTAAAAGTACAAATTTGTAAGTAAAATAACTAATATGTTTATGGGATAAACTACGAaggaatgaaaaatgaaaagaggaACAATAGAGACATACTTGTTACTTTGACAGAAAATAGTGTCACAAAGGAAGAATCTTGCTGAAGGATAAAGAGCCAAACAATCAAACGAATAAGGGAAATGAAGAGTGTTGTTATGCAATGATATTTAAGTAGTTATTAACGAAGAAAGAATGCATGAGACTGAGCCAGATCCACGTTAGTAAGAGTGGGGCAATTGCCCcacaaagtaattttttattcatttaaaatatgttaaataaattgtttgcCACCATAGAAAATAACAGTTGCCTcgtaagatatatattttttaaatgaatgtaGAAAGTTACAAGAggtgaaatataaaataaattggatTTCTTATTAcacaataatgtattttgtgaaaatcatatgatatttttctacaaaaatattagactattttttttattcagctGGAAAAAATTTATGGATTCACTACTTGGAAAGAGGAGTTATATTAGTAATAAGGGAATGTACTTTTAGCAATTATCCATCATTGGCTCACCAAAAGTGGATGAGTTGACCCACATTGACATTCCTAATCCATTTTACTTGGCCATGAGTTCACTTGCTAAGCATCCAAGAAAGTGCGTTGATAGgttaggtcataaaaaatagcgatgataacaaaataaaaaagacatataaatacaagcattttttaaaatatttctaataaaattttgacagtaaaaaaacataactacaagcattttttaaaatatttctaataaaattttgacAGCAAAAAAACATAACTACATCACTAACATTTTGAAGTAATTTATCAATTCATCATTAACAAGAGAGTAATAGTTTAAAGGTTACATATGTTCTTAGTCCATgtaaatatgataatatttattttcagtctctaaaaaataaattgtcttcTTTTTAGTCTTGTGAAATTTGTGTCTAATCTCATTACTACATGTTTAGTTGATGCTTTAGGTATGGTTAAAATTAGGCTAAAATGTAACTTTATCCTCTTATTCTCTTAAATCTATGATTTTAGTCCTcccattttttaattgagacatttcatctccactttttaaaagtttacaATTTTAGTCCATCTTTTTTTAGTTGAGACATTTTTTAcctcactttaaaaaaaatctacaatttTAATCCTTGTGACAAATTTCAAACGTTGATTTGTGTACTCTGTAAATATTGATTGACA from Glycine soja cultivar W05 chromosome 8, ASM419377v2, whole genome shotgun sequence includes:
- the LOC114423936 gene encoding GATA transcription factor 26-like produces the protein MYAMKIMNDHSKDTPLWPNGPADKPVLCNACGSRYKTRGHLDNYLPKNVHPQPHHKKFKNVNSGGSNLNVEPELESGNQLLNHVSPRSTTNGDSDKLTLDVHHISPQDFGKKIPSKKRSPMVYKRMIPMEKFQKQLVKLYKSERQPEESVLVDNMMNFIPENEIGLGTILLKTNDDDASSTDKCGSSTSAP
- the LOC114422232 gene encoding transmembrane protein 87B-like; protein product: MDSAFARTRTRSMFFLASLLFYIFAVTTTTTFASIHIYDHEPFIELGNSYLLAGGSEGIVASQANSIHDDGRSYIRFENITFRRTKASAKARGSVPLHIIIFEAADRNDIGGSAYGGQREICCSPDLAKMGVCKQGEIIRRPSATDINWPVILDVQFKGRSKTASLDSQKVSITKTGMYNLFFVACEPKLKGIVMSGKTVWKNPDGYLPGRMAPLKKFYVFMTLAYVCLSIIWFFQYVRFWDDVLQLQHCITAVIALGLFEMILWYFEYVNFNNTGMRPIVLTTWVVTVGAIRKSISRLLILSVSMGYGVVRPTLGGLTSKVLLLGITYFLASELLNITEYVGTINDVSGRARLLLVLPDAFLDAFLILWIFTSLSRTLEQLQAKRSSVKLDIYRKFSNALAVTVISSVAWIGYEVYFKATDPFNERWQSAWIITAFWDILAFALLCVICYLWAPSQSSQRYAYSEEVGEDSDDEEAQSLTKGKQEGQGELSLVRQEKNGGTDVSFDQEDESEEEDKRE